The Halostagnicola kamekurae sequence CCTGTCCACGATCCGGCTATGGCACCGCCGAACGTAAGGATTTTCGAATGGTCGCGACCGGTCGTTTGCGCCGTTAGTTGGCTATCCGCGCCCGTCAGTTCGAGCGATCCATTCCGTCGATCAGCCCGTTTCACTACATTTCTATATGCCGGCCGAGAACACCGGCGCATGCGAGACATCTGTATCGTCGGCGGCGGCGTCGCCGGACTCGCCGCGTCGATCTTCACCGCTCGAGCGGGACTGGACACCATCGTAGTCGACGGCGGAGAATCGATCCTCGCGCGCAACGCCAGCCTCGAGAACTACCCGGGCTTTCCCGACGGGGTCGACGCCCGGCGGTACCTGCGTCTCGTCCACGAACAGGCACAGAGCGCGGGCGTCACCGTCGAACTCGGGCGCGTCTCGAGCGTCGAGCGGATCGAGGAGACGGATCCAGAATCGGGGTTCGTCCTCGAAACCGACGGCGGGGACCCGATCGAGGCCGAGCGGGTGATCGCGGCCTCGTGGTCGGACAGCGAGTACCTGGTTCCCCTCGATGTCGGCCGTATCCAGCGCGGGAGCAAACACTACGTGAGCGTCGACGATGACGGCCGAACCGCCGTCGAGGGCGTCTACGCGGCGGGACGGGTCGCCGGCGAGCCACACCAAACGATCGTCGCCGCCGGCCACGGCGCGAAGGTCGCGCTTTCGGCGATCCACGATTCGGACGTCAACTTCTATCACGACTGGGTCGTCCCCGAGGGCTATTTCACCGGCCGCGGTCGGGACGTGCCACCGGGCTGTGAGGAAATCGACGACGAGGAACGACGAGAACGTGACGCAGCGGCCCGAGAGACGATCCTCGAGGCCTTCGCGGAACCGCTCGCGGAGAAACCGACGATGCATCCCAGCGTCGACCGGGAGTAATACGGAATCCTGTCTACGGACCAATTTCGCGGGATGACTGTCTGAATCCCTCACCGGTACGCTCGACGATCGTCGTGTTCTGTTTGCCCCCACTCGCGCTGTCGGAGCCGTTTCGGTGATCGCGTTCGGGACCGGCGACCTGTCTGCTCTGTCGACGTTCAGTCGGAACTCCGGTGGCTCCCCTTTCGCAGCTTTTTGTATCCCGCGTACGCCGCGATCCCGGCGAGGAGAGCCGCGCCCAGTATCGAGGTTCGATTTTTCTCTCGCTGTCGAATTCTGGTATAGAGGCTCGAGTCGGCGACATAGCCGTCGTATCTCCCCCGTTGTTCGAGACCGTCCGCGGAGTCCGCGAGAGAGCCCGACGACTCCTCGAGCGTGTTGTGCTCTCGCGGTAGCGGTCGCTGATCCGCTCGCTGCTGATCGGCGAACACCGCCTTCATGAGCGCGTCCATCAGCTTCGGGGCGTACTGGCCGAGAACGGACAGTTGTTTCCCGCCCGCGCCCACGGTCACGTCGCGCTGTGGGTGTTCCGCGGCGTGGAGGATCGCTCGTGCAGGGACTTCCGGTGCGTAGACGGGCGGCGGAAGCGTCGCCGCGTCGTCCATGTAGTTTTTCGCGTGCTCGGGGTACGGCGTGTCGATCGAACCCGGTTTAACGAGCGTCACCGAGATGGGTGTGCCCGCGTCCTCGAGTTCCATCCGTAACGCGTCGGTGAAGGCTTTGACGGCGTGTTTGGACGCCGAGTAACTACCCTGAAACAACAGGGAGCGGTCGGAGACGACGCTGCCGATGTTGATGATCGTTCCGTCGCGGTCTTTCAGTCGATCGACGGCCTCGAGCGAGCCATAGACGACTCCCCAGAGGTTGGTCTCGAACTGTTCGTGCATCTCCTCGACGGGGATGTCCTCGAGTCTACCGTAGATAGGGACCGCAGCACCGTTGATCCAGGTGTGAAAGCCGCCGTAGACGTCCTCGGCGACGCGTGCGATCTCGCGTACGTCGTCGCGGTCACTCACGTCGGCGACGACGTACTCGGCGTCGCCGCCGTCCTCGATAATTTCCTCGCACAACGCCTCGAGCGCGTCCTCACTGCGCGCGGCGAGTACCACGCGCGCCCCTCGATCCGCTGCCATCCGCGCGGTCGTCAGTCCGATCCCCGACGACGCGCCGGTGATCACGATCACTTGCTCCTCGAGGGGCGTTTTGGCGCTGTTCATCGTTGGACTCGGTTGAATAGAATTCATCACTCGGACGCAGGCTCCAACGCGCTTGCCATCGACGCCTGTATTCGCATGCCGAGTGAATCGGCGGCTGTGACGAGCAATCGAGGGGTACCATCTGCGGAGCCTCGCTACGCTTAACATACCTCCCCCGAGAAAGGCAAACGAATGCTCGAGGGAGTCAACGTCGCGCTCGGAGTGTCCGGATCGATCGCCGCCGTCAAAACGGTCGAACTCGCCCACGAGTTGCGACGCCGGGGCGCGAGCGTTCGCGCCGTGATGACCGACAGCGCTCGCGGCATCGTCCACCCGTGGGCGCTCGAGTTCGCCACCGATCGCGACGTCGTCACCGAGATCACGGGCGGCGTCGAGCACGTCGACCTCTGCGGCTACGACGGCTGGGCCGACGTCCTGCTGATCGCGCCGGCGACCGCGAACACGGTCGGAAAGATCGCCGGGGCGGTCGACGACACGCCGGTGACGACCTGCGCAACCACCGCCCTGGGCGCGGACACGCCGGTCGTGATCGCCCCCGCGATGCACGAACCGATGTACGACCACCCGGGGGTTCTTGAGGCGATCGACACCGTCGAAGACTGGGGCGTCTCGTTCGTCGATCCGCGGATCGAAGAGGGGAAAGCGAAGATCGCCAGTGAGGCGGCCATCGTCTGCGAGACCGCTCGAGCCACGGGCGAGCGGCCGCTCGAGGGCGAACGCGTCGTCGTCACCAGCGGCGCGACGAGCGAGCCGATCGATCCCGTCCGCGTGCTGACGAACCGATCGTCGGGACGGATGGGGCGGGCCGTCGCGCGGGCCTGTTACGTCCATGGTGCGGACGTGACGCTCGTCCACGGCCACGTCGGACCACACTCGCTCGAGGGGTCGTCGCCGGTCGCCGGTCTCTCGGCGGGCGAGGACGGGGTGGCGCTTCCGTATGCGAACGTCGAGCAGGTCGAAACCGCCGCGGAGTTGCTCGAGGCGACGCTCGAGGCGTGTTCGGCGGCCGACGCGCTCGTCTCGACGGCGGCGATCGGCGACTACACGCTCGAGCCAAGCGAGGAGAAGCTTCGTTCGGGGGCGGAACGAACCCTCGACCTCGAGCCGACGGCGAAGGTTATCGACGAAGTGAGAAAGAGCCAGCCGACGCTGCCGATCGTCGGCTTCAAGACCGAAACGAGCGGCGACGACGGGGCGATGATCGAAGCGGCTCGAGAGACGTTAGCGCGGGCGGGCCTGGCGTTCGTCGTCGCCAACGACGCGAGCGTGATGGGCTCCGACCGAACGCGGGCGCTGCTCGTCCACGAGGAGAACGCGGCCCGCTACGAGGGGACGAAAGCCGACCTCGGCGCGGAGATCGCCGACTCGCTCGCCGTCGTGCTCGGGGACGACCCTTCGAGCTAACGGCGACCGGTTTCGACGGTCTCGAACTATCGGATCGGCAACGAATCCGCCCGACGATCCGTGGATCGTCAACTTTTACTCCCCAACCGACCCATCCACGACATGGATAAGTTACAGCGGTCGTTACTCGAGGCCCCGATCATCGAGAAAGACGGCTACCACTACTTCGTCCATCCGATCAGCGACGGGGTGCCGAAACTCGATCCGGGCCTGTTACGTGAGATCGTCATCCGGATCATCCGAAAGGCGAAACTCGAGGAGGTCGACCGCATCGTCACGCCGGCGGCCATGGGGATTCACATCTCCACCGCCGTCTCGCTGATGACTGATATCCCGCTTACGGTGATTCGAAAGCGAGAGTACGGACTCGAAGACGAAGTCGCGATCTCCCAGCAGACCGGCTACTCGGAAAACGAGATGTACATCAACGACGTTCGCGAGGGCGAACGCGTCCTCGTCCTCGACGACGTGCTCTCGACCGGCGGCACGCTGGCCGCGGTCCTCGAGGCGCTCGACGAGATCGGCGCGGAGGTCGTCGACACGGTCGCGGTCATCAAGAAGGTCGGCGGCGAGAACAAGGTCGAAGACGTCGATCACCACGTCAAAACCCTCGTCAACGTCGACGTCGTCGACGGGGAGGTCGTGATCGTCGACGAAGACGGCGACTGATCGCACCGCTCGAGCGGCGACCGACGCAATCTTTAATTCGGCCTGAGATAACACCTTGATGTGTACG is a genomic window containing:
- the coaBC gene encoding bifunctional phosphopantothenoylcysteine decarboxylase/phosphopantothenate--cysteine ligase CoaBC, with translation MLEGVNVALGVSGSIAAVKTVELAHELRRRGASVRAVMTDSARGIVHPWALEFATDRDVVTEITGGVEHVDLCGYDGWADVLLIAPATANTVGKIAGAVDDTPVTTCATTALGADTPVVIAPAMHEPMYDHPGVLEAIDTVEDWGVSFVDPRIEEGKAKIASEAAIVCETARATGERPLEGERVVVTSGATSEPIDPVRVLTNRSSGRMGRAVARACYVHGADVTLVHGHVGPHSLEGSSPVAGLSAGEDGVALPYANVEQVETAAELLEATLEACSAADALVSTAAIGDYTLEPSEEKLRSGAERTLDLEPTAKVIDEVRKSQPTLPIVGFKTETSGDDGAMIEAARETLARAGLAFVVANDASVMGSDRTRALLVHEENAARYEGTKADLGAEIADSLAVVLGDDPSS
- a CDS encoding SDR family oxidoreductase yields the protein MNSAKTPLEEQVIVITGASSGIGLTTARMAADRGARVVLAARSEDALEALCEEIIEDGGDAEYVVADVSDRDDVREIARVAEDVYGGFHTWINGAAVPIYGRLEDIPVEEMHEQFETNLWGVVYGSLEAVDRLKDRDGTIINIGSVVSDRSLLFQGSYSASKHAVKAFTDALRMELEDAGTPISVTLVKPGSIDTPYPEHAKNYMDDAATLPPPVYAPEVPARAILHAAEHPQRDVTVGAGGKQLSVLGQYAPKLMDALMKAVFADQQRADQRPLPREHNTLEESSGSLADSADGLEQRGRYDGYVADSSLYTRIRQREKNRTSILGAALLAGIAAYAGYKKLRKGSHRSSD
- the hpt gene encoding hypoxanthine/guanine phosphoribosyltransferase, whose translation is MDKLQRSLLEAPIIEKDGYHYFVHPISDGVPKLDPGLLREIVIRIIRKAKLEEVDRIVTPAAMGIHISTAVSLMTDIPLTVIRKREYGLEDEVAISQQTGYSENEMYINDVREGERVLVLDDVLSTGGTLAAVLEALDEIGAEVVDTVAVIKKVGGENKVEDVDHHVKTLVNVDVVDGEVVIVDEDGD
- a CDS encoding NAD(P)/FAD-dependent oxidoreductase, which encodes MRDICIVGGGVAGLAASIFTARAGLDTIVVDGGESILARNASLENYPGFPDGVDARRYLRLVHEQAQSAGVTVELGRVSSVERIEETDPESGFVLETDGGDPIEAERVIAASWSDSEYLVPLDVGRIQRGSKHYVSVDDDGRTAVEGVYAAGRVAGEPHQTIVAAGHGAKVALSAIHDSDVNFYHDWVVPEGYFTGRGRDVPPGCEEIDDEERRERDAAARETILEAFAEPLAEKPTMHPSVDRE